From Streptomyces sp. NBC_01460, a single genomic window includes:
- a CDS encoding cytochrome P450 family protein gives MEQPLVLDPAGRDVHGESALLRERGPATRVVLPGAIDAWAVTSHSLLKELLTDDRVTKDPRAWDVWQRGEITPDMWVYTWVAVSNMFTAAGQDHRRLRKLVTPAFTGRRIEALRPVIQEIADRLLDDAAPGPDGTVDLRSAYAHPLPMQVICHLFGLPEELRPRMAQLVEKVFDTTIEDAASNFADLQQMLTDLIASKRRNPGDDMTSVLIATRDEDGARLSEAELTDTLLLIISAGFETTVNLIGNAVRALLEHPEQLRQVTGADAKRWNDVVEETLRWEPSVAHLPLRYAVEDIGLPDGQRIARGEAILASYAAAGREPAQHGPDADRFDIDRFGREHLAFGYGVHFCLGAPLARLEADVALTTLFARYPDLSLASPAADLPSVESFIVNGAQRIDVTLGRPTPA, from the coding sequence ATGGAGCAGCCCCTCGTCCTCGACCCCGCCGGTCGCGACGTCCACGGAGAGTCCGCTCTCCTCCGCGAGCGCGGGCCCGCGACCCGGGTCGTACTCCCCGGCGCCATAGACGCCTGGGCCGTCACCAGCCACTCGCTCCTCAAGGAGCTCCTGACCGACGACCGCGTGACCAAGGACCCCCGTGCCTGGGACGTCTGGCAGCGCGGCGAGATCACCCCGGACATGTGGGTCTACACCTGGGTGGCGGTCTCCAACATGTTCACCGCCGCGGGGCAGGACCACCGCCGCCTGCGCAAACTCGTCACCCCCGCGTTCACCGGGCGTCGCATCGAGGCGCTGAGGCCCGTCATCCAGGAGATCGCCGACCGGCTGCTGGACGACGCGGCGCCCGGCCCCGACGGCACGGTGGACCTGCGCAGCGCGTACGCCCACCCGTTGCCCATGCAGGTCATCTGCCACCTGTTCGGGCTGCCGGAGGAACTCCGGCCGCGCATGGCCCAGTTGGTCGAGAAGGTCTTCGACACGACCATCGAGGACGCCGCGTCGAACTTCGCGGATCTCCAGCAGATGCTGACCGACCTCATCGCGAGCAAGCGGCGGAACCCCGGGGACGACATGACCAGCGTCCTGATCGCCACCCGTGACGAGGACGGCGCCCGCCTGAGCGAAGCCGAGCTGACCGACACGCTGCTGCTCATCATCAGCGCCGGCTTCGAGACCACCGTCAACCTCATCGGCAACGCCGTCCGCGCCCTGCTGGAACATCCCGAACAGCTCCGGCAGGTCACCGGGGCCGACGCGAAGCGCTGGAACGACGTCGTCGAGGAGACCCTGCGCTGGGAGCCGAGCGTGGCCCATCTGCCCCTGCGCTACGCCGTCGAGGACATCGGCCTCCCGGACGGTCAGCGCATCGCACGGGGGGAGGCCATCCTCGCGTCCTACGCCGCGGCGGGCCGGGAGCCGGCCCAGCACGGCCCGGACGCCGACCGGTTCGACATCGACCGGTTCGGCCGGGAGCACCTGGCGTTCGGCTACGGCGTCCACTTCTGCCTCGGGGCCCCGCTCGCGCGCCTGGAAGCCGATGTGGCCCTGACCACCCTGTTCGCCCGGTACCCGGACCTCTCCCTTGCGTCCCCCGCCGCGGACCTGCCCTCCGTCGAGTCGTTCATCGTCAACGGTGCCCAGCGCATCGACGTGACCCTGGGCCGTCCCACCCCGGCCTGA